Proteins from a genomic interval of Rhizobium etli CFN 42:
- a CDS encoding transglutaminase-like cysteine peptidase, whose protein sequence is MKRTFVTLLALAFAAGNACSAFAAGPAGFARGLTSGSEVSYISEKGKIVPPFAQVLFCAQNPAECRDNNGLSVIVLTDKEMLQLKDVNNTVNRTMIGRNDSRNELNGDVWKVNVRSGDCEDFALTKRSRLMAMGWSSRALRIATAFTPSGEGHAVLVVRTDKGDLVLDNRQSSIKNWRDTDLRWDKIQSGTDPYVWYRL, encoded by the coding sequence ATGAAGAGAACCTTCGTTACACTTCTGGCACTGGCTTTTGCAGCGGGGAATGCTTGCTCTGCATTCGCGGCCGGCCCCGCAGGTTTCGCCCGCGGCCTGACCAGCGGTTCGGAGGTCAGCTATATCTCCGAAAAAGGCAAGATCGTTCCGCCCTTCGCCCAGGTGCTGTTCTGCGCCCAGAACCCTGCCGAATGCCGCGACAATAACGGACTGTCGGTCATCGTACTGACGGACAAGGAAATGCTGCAGCTGAAGGATGTGAACAACACCGTCAATCGTACCATGATCGGCCGCAACGATTCCCGCAACGAACTGAACGGCGATGTCTGGAAGGTGAATGTGCGCAGCGGCGACTGCGAAGACTTTGCATTGACCAAGCGCAGCCGCCTGATGGCGATGGGCTGGTCATCGCGCGCCTTGCGGATCGCAACGGCCTTTACACCCTCCGGCGAAGGGCACGCCGTCCTCGTGGTAAGAACCGACAAGGGCGACCTGGTGCTCGACAACAGGCAAAGCAGCATCAAGAACTGGCGCGATACGGATCTGCGCTGGGACAAGATCCAATCGGGAACAGACCCGTACGTCTGGTACCGTCTGTAG
- a CDS encoding O-antigen ligase family protein encodes MLSNLINRQVLREAILVVFIGLVILTLIPFGSVTPLPLAFAAIGMFALAIVSVLLFAEPRQTSWVFKIALLLLVVLTSWTFIQTLELPANWLANPAWGAARDLAGVQYAAISVEPADTLASILWVALPFVTFLTGLILCDTDQRARKVLASLGLAAGGIAVFGLLQFSMFPNILIVIEKHAYLDSLTAVFVNRNTAATFLGLGTLLMLTLVRDIARSYSTRPPGEPGRNLLLLRTWVYVLLLCACFTALMLSRSRAGIFATFVAALIYFPWLVVNWNSSRRYLTPAPRWRSVLKLLSAVIFIVLLLSLFAGQAILRAQERRLEDDDRFCILPGIWRAISDHWLTGTGLGTFRTVFSAYRDPACGIFGIFDRAHNFYLEGFLGLGVTFPVATLLAFAVLARVFWRGLSARRRLRHYVLLGIAATVLVTLHAAVDFSLQIPGFAVFFSAFLSAVVAISLGRSHGETDRHYG; translated from the coding sequence ATGTTATCCAACCTCATCAACAGGCAGGTTTTGCGGGAGGCGATTCTCGTTGTCTTCATCGGCCTGGTGATATTGACGCTCATTCCTTTTGGAAGTGTCACACCTTTGCCCCTCGCCTTCGCCGCAATCGGTATGTTTGCTCTCGCCATCGTTTCGGTATTGCTGTTTGCGGAGCCAAGACAAACCAGCTGGGTGTTCAAGATCGCCTTGCTTTTGCTCGTCGTGCTGACGAGCTGGACATTTATCCAAACGCTCGAACTGCCGGCCAATTGGCTGGCAAATCCCGCCTGGGGCGCTGCACGCGATCTGGCGGGCGTCCAATATGCGGCGATCTCCGTCGAACCGGCCGACACGCTTGCCTCGATACTCTGGGTGGCTCTGCCTTTCGTGACTTTTCTGACCGGACTTATCTTGTGCGATACCGATCAACGAGCGCGGAAAGTGCTGGCCAGCCTGGGGCTTGCGGCGGGGGGCATCGCCGTTTTCGGCCTGCTGCAATTTTCGATGTTTCCCAACATCCTGATCGTCATAGAAAAACACGCCTACCTCGATAGCTTGACGGCCGTCTTCGTCAACCGCAATACCGCTGCGACCTTCCTCGGGTTGGGAACGTTGCTCATGCTGACGCTGGTCAGGGACATTGCCCGTTCCTATTCAACCCGTCCGCCCGGCGAGCCAGGTCGAAACCTTCTGCTCTTGAGAACGTGGGTCTATGTTCTGCTCCTGTGCGCATGTTTCACCGCGTTGATGCTGAGCCGATCACGCGCCGGAATATTCGCGACCTTTGTTGCCGCGCTCATCTATTTTCCCTGGCTTGTCGTCAATTGGAACAGCTCGAGGCGATATTTAACACCGGCTCCGAGATGGCGCTCGGTATTGAAGCTGCTCTCGGCGGTCATTTTCATCGTCCTGTTGCTGAGCTTGTTTGCAGGGCAGGCGATTTTGCGCGCGCAGGAGCGGCGGCTCGAGGATGATGATCGTTTCTGTATTCTGCCGGGCATATGGCGCGCCATTTCGGATCACTGGTTAACGGGGACGGGTCTTGGAACCTTCCGCACCGTGTTTTCTGCCTACCGCGATCCGGCCTGCGGCATCTTCGGGATTTTTGATCGCGCACATAATTTCTATCTGGAGGGATTTCTGGGGCTGGGGGTTACGTTTCCGGTTGCGACGCTTCTTGCTTTCGCAGTGCTTGCGAGGGTTTTCTGGCGCGGGCTCTCCGCGCGGCGGCGCCTGAGGCACTATGTTCTGCTCGGAATAGCGGCGACGGTTCTGGTCACTCTTCATGCCGCGGTCGACTTTTCGCTGCAAATCCCTGGTTTCGCGGTATTTTTCTCCGCATTCTTGAGCGCCGTCGTTGCGATCAGCCTCGGCCGCAGTCACGGCGAAACGGATCGCCATTATGGGTGA
- a CDS encoding UDP-glucose dehydrogenase family protein: protein MRITMIGSGYVGLVSGVCFADFGHDVICVDKDLSKIEALREGRIPIYEPGLDQLVAENTSTGRLSFSTDVGESVRGADVVFIAVGTPSRRGDGHADLSYVYAAAREIATYVEGFTVIVTKSTVPVGTGDEVERIVRETNPSADVAVVSNPEFLREGAAIEDFKRPDRIVVGLNDDRARETMTEVYRPLYLNQAPLVFTSRRTSELIKYAANAFLAMKITFINEIADLCERVDANVQDVSRGIGLDGRIGSKFLHAGPGYGGSCFPKDTLALAKTAQDYDAPVRLIETTISINDNRKRAMGRKVISAVGGDIRGKKVAILGLTFKPNTDDMRDSPAIAIIQTLQDAGAQVVGYDPEGMDNARKVIENIEYANGPYEAAADADALVIVTEWNQFRALDFNRLKQSMRAPVLVDLRNIYRSDEIRKHGFTYTGIGTNLYQHA, encoded by the coding sequence ATGCGCATCACGATGATTGGATCAGGCTATGTCGGCCTCGTTTCAGGCGTTTGCTTTGCGGATTTCGGCCACGACGTCATCTGCGTCGACAAGGATCTGAGCAAGATCGAGGCCCTTCGCGAGGGCCGTATTCCGATTTACGAGCCGGGTCTCGATCAACTGGTTGCTGAAAACACCAGCACTGGCCGCCTGTCGTTCTCGACGGATGTCGGCGAAAGCGTTCGTGGCGCCGACGTCGTTTTCATCGCGGTCGGTACGCCGTCCCGTCGCGGCGACGGCCATGCCGATCTCTCCTACGTCTATGCGGCTGCGCGCGAGATTGCCACCTATGTGGAGGGCTTCACCGTCATCGTCACCAAGTCGACAGTACCGGTCGGCACCGGCGACGAGGTCGAACGCATCGTGCGGGAAACCAATCCTTCGGCTGACGTCGCCGTCGTCTCCAATCCCGAATTCCTACGCGAAGGCGCAGCGATCGAGGATTTCAAACGTCCTGATCGGATCGTCGTCGGACTGAACGACGACCGGGCACGCGAGACGATGACCGAAGTCTATCGTCCGCTTTACCTCAACCAGGCTCCCCTGGTCTTCACGAGCCGCCGCACCTCCGAGCTCATCAAATATGCGGCCAACGCCTTCCTCGCCATGAAGATCACCTTCATCAACGAGATCGCCGATCTCTGCGAAAGGGTCGACGCAAACGTCCAGGACGTTTCGCGCGGCATCGGCCTCGATGGCCGTATCGGCTCCAAGTTCCTGCACGCCGGTCCGGGTTACGGCGGTTCGTGCTTCCCCAAGGATACGCTTGCCCTTGCCAAAACCGCGCAGGATTATGATGCACCGGTCCGTCTGATCGAAACGACGATCTCGATCAACGACAACCGCAAGCGGGCGATGGGCCGCAAGGTCATTTCGGCCGTCGGCGGAGACATTCGCGGCAAGAAAGTCGCCATCCTCGGACTGACCTTCAAGCCGAACACCGACGACATGCGCGACAGCCCGGCCATCGCCATCATCCAGACGCTGCAGGACGCCGGCGCCCAGGTCGTCGGCTATGATCCCGAGGGTATGGACAATGCCCGCAAGGTCATCGAGAACATCGAATATGCGAACGGCCCTTACGAAGCCGCTGCCGACGCCGATGCCCTCGTCATCGTCACCGAATGGAATCAGTTCCGCGCACTCGATTTCAATCGCTTGAAGCAGTCGATGCGCGCTCCGGTCCTGGTCGATCTGCGCAACATCTACCGCAGTGACGAGATCCGCAAACACGGCTTTACCTATACCGGGATCGGGACCAACCTTTACCAGCACGCCTGA
- a CDS encoding metallophosphoesterase produces MGYMSNYLGRWRQQIPILAGNRKQRARLTFAEGDFAAVYAMSDVHGCYDELVDVHRRIEEDAARIQGPKLIVMLGDYVDRGPDSSAVLEFLSKNPPPGFQRLVLCGNHDAELVKLYRKPAGILEWLGFAGTETLHSYGIDIEHLLQSAAGTETIARVIRNMIPERHIQFLESLPIMLRMGRVVFVHAGVRPGIDLKKQKDSDLMWIRQPFLDEGPQLPVLVIHGHTPGRAPTFGPQRIGIDTAVSATGRLTVLTIKGTRVGLL; encoded by the coding sequence ATGGGTTACATGTCTAATTATCTAGGACGGTGGCGACAACAGATACCGATACTGGCCGGCAATCGTAAGCAGCGCGCTCGGCTGACCTTTGCCGAAGGCGACTTCGCTGCGGTCTACGCCATGAGCGATGTTCACGGATGTTACGACGAACTCGTCGACGTACATCGCCGCATCGAGGAGGACGCAGCACGCATTCAAGGGCCGAAACTCATTGTCATGCTCGGCGATTATGTCGATCGTGGACCCGATTCGAGCGCGGTTCTGGAGTTCCTGAGCAAGAACCCGCCGCCAGGATTTCAGCGTCTGGTTCTTTGCGGCAATCACGATGCTGAGTTGGTGAAGCTCTATCGCAAACCGGCGGGCATTCTCGAATGGCTGGGTTTCGCGGGGACGGAGACGCTGCACTCATATGGCATCGATATCGAGCATCTCCTGCAGTCGGCGGCGGGAACTGAAACGATCGCCCGCGTCATTCGCAATATGATACCCGAGCGGCATATCCAGTTCCTGGAGTCGCTGCCGATCATGCTGCGCATGGGCAGGGTGGTGTTTGTGCATGCAGGCGTCAGACCCGGCATCGATCTTAAGAAACAAAAAGACAGCGACCTCATGTGGATCCGGCAGCCCTTCCTGGACGAGGGACCGCAGCTTCCTGTCCTCGTGATCCACGGGCATACTCCGGGGCGAGCCCCGACATTCGGTCCGCAACGCATCGGCATCGACACCGCGGTTTCAGCGACGGGCCGGCTGACCGTACTGACGATCAAGGGGACACGGGTAGGGCTGCTTTAG
- a CDS encoding polysaccharide biosynthesis/export family protein — protein MGCFPVGSTRVAIVVALTSILASCTSLPRSGPDHKDVDRGAAVKVTTKERRVGIDYALVDLSKNVLSYFTSPQPTSFKGFGGGRGGAPEIPLGYGDVVEVAIFEAQSGGLFIPSDAGSRPGNYISLPAQTIDRNGTITIPYAGRVPAAGRLKETVEQDVEDRLASRAIEPQVVITTTTNRSSQVAVLGDVNNPQRVQISPAGERILDVISAAGGLTTNNIETNVTLQRRGRTATVAYNTLLKNPAENIYVAPDDTISVDHERRTFLALGAAGVSGRFDFEESDLTLGEAIAKAGGLRDDRADPAQVLLYRLVPRKTLAAMHVDTTRFAGDTVPVIIRANLRDPATLFAAQQFKMEDKDIIYISNSDSIELVKFLDIVNSVSSTVAGVTDDARDTRSAVRELGR, from the coding sequence ATGGGTTGTTTTCCTGTCGGTAGTACACGCGTCGCCATTGTTGTAGCGCTAACGAGTATATTGGCAAGCTGCACGTCCTTGCCAAGATCCGGTCCAGATCACAAAGATGTCGATCGAGGGGCGGCGGTAAAGGTAACAACGAAGGAGCGTCGCGTCGGTATCGACTACGCCCTGGTTGATCTAAGCAAGAACGTTCTGTCCTATTTCACCTCTCCGCAGCCGACCTCCTTCAAGGGTTTTGGCGGTGGGCGCGGCGGTGCGCCTGAAATTCCGCTCGGTTATGGCGATGTCGTCGAGGTTGCGATTTTCGAAGCTCAGTCCGGCGGTCTCTTCATTCCCTCCGACGCCGGTAGCCGGCCCGGCAATTATATCTCTCTGCCGGCGCAGACCATCGATAGAAACGGAACGATCACGATCCCCTATGCGGGTCGCGTTCCGGCTGCCGGTCGTCTGAAGGAGACCGTTGAGCAGGATGTCGAGGATCGTCTGGCCAGTCGCGCAATCGAGCCGCAGGTGGTTATCACCACGACGACCAACCGCTCCAGTCAGGTGGCAGTGCTGGGTGACGTCAACAATCCTCAGCGCGTTCAGATCAGTCCGGCCGGTGAGCGCATTCTCGACGTTATTTCTGCCGCGGGCGGTTTGACGACCAATAACATCGAAACGAATGTGACGCTGCAGCGCCGCGGCAGAACGGCGACCGTCGCCTACAATACGCTGTTGAAAAATCCGGCGGAGAACATCTATGTCGCGCCGGATGATACGATCTCGGTCGATCATGAGCGCCGCACCTTCCTGGCGCTCGGCGCCGCCGGCGTCAGCGGCCGGTTCGATTTCGAAGAGTCGGATCTGACTCTCGGAGAGGCCATCGCGAAGGCGGGCGGCTTGCGCGACGACCGTGCGGATCCAGCCCAGGTCCTGCTCTATCGCCTTGTCCCGAGGAAGACTCTTGCGGCGATGCATGTAGATACGACGCGGTTTGCGGGCGATACGGTTCCGGTGATTATCCGCGCCAATCTCCGTGATCCGGCAACCCTGTTTGCCGCTCAGCAATTCAAGATGGAAGACAAGGATATTATCTATATTTCCAATTCGGACTCTATCGAATTGGTCAAGTTCCTTGACATCGTAAACTCGGTATCGTCCACTGTTGCCGGCGTGACGGACGACGCACGCGATACCCGTAGTGCGGTGCGAGAGCTCGGGCGCTGA